A segment of the Hemicordylus capensis ecotype Gifberg chromosome 6, rHemCap1.1.pri, whole genome shotgun sequence genome:
acaatactgagctagatggaccaagggtctgactccgtataaggcagcttcctatgtcatctATGGCGAAACAGGACAGACATGCTTTTTGCCATTCCACAGCTTTAATAGTTGCAAAAATAGGATACATCCTGATAGCATCGTGACATACTGTATAGAACGTTCCGTGAAATATATACAGCAATAATTGTATACAGAATAAATAGAAAAGCTTCACAAACATCTTGTTTTTGAAAGGCATCGTCACAGAGTACATGTGAGCCTGTTCAAAAATAATTCGAAAGTGCAAACAAGAGGTGCAAGAATTCCTCACCATTCTCTGTCTCATTCATTTCTATTCCGTTTCCTTAATCCCACCTCTGGTTCCGATATCCCTTGGCCAATGACTTCAGCAACTCCGGTCCTCTTTGGCTCTTCCAACGGATTGAGGAAGAACTCCTGATCGCAGGGCTGATGCCCCTCTTCCCCACAAAGTTCCTCGATATCTTGAAAGAGCGCTTCATGTCCACAGTTTTCATCCCCACTTTCACCCACCTCTGCCTCAGGATGTTCACGGAATGACTGAATAAGATCTTCAAGTCTATCTTGGCATGTGTGGCTAATATCTTAAAtttacaaaaaaaagaaaagaaaatgaaaacggAGATTTACAATTATGATTGTGTTTAATCTTAGAATAATTTGCAGAGCTGCAGCCAGAAAGTTACTTGCAAGAAAGAGGCTTCATGCTTGACAGCAGTACATTGTTATTACCACAACTGCCACCAGCTTTTACCCTCTCTTCTTCTGAAAACTCAGGGTGGGAGGGCCAACCCCAGACATTTTTCTGCCTCAGGCAAAGATGAGGCTCATccctccacccccaattccaGGTATTTGGCACCTACATGGACATCTTTGTACCAGGTGGAAATGCTCTGTtagtatcttctttatatataattctcttaaacgtacccgtcgtTAATCCCAcacgtggcagctctcgcaagagttcgggatagcgacggggatggtTGTGAAGAGAAAAAATGggggcagccatggcagcagccagcTGGCTGGAAAATGGCGTGGTGGGGGGCGTGGGCAATGGCAGCGGCAAACTAGAGGTCAGGGCGGGCAGCCGccgagggagaacaaactggggtggggagacagggagaactaggggcgccgatgctctgcgccaggtcagctagtttactCTGAATCCACTTGTGGTTGTGGGAGCCCACACTGTGCAATCCAAAGCCCTACTCAGTTTTCAGAGCTAACCACCATGGCTAGGCAGGGCTGACctccagctcctggtggttcaggTCAGCCTTGCAATGAAGCTCACCACATTTTTTTACTAGCCTGCAGATGGACAGAGCAGAATTGCAAGCCGGAGTATTACAGTTTTAAATAGGCAGAAGGTCAAACTTTGTTATCAACTGCTAACATATTAAATTTACATGTAATATTTCAAAAGCATCCAAATTTTTACCACATACAATTCACAGTATGACTAACTATTTCACAACACCATTCACTCATTCACTCATACatattctctctttcccccccaacacgcacacgcacacgcgcgcgcacacacacacacacacacagagtcagttGTGGAATACTATTCTTCATACATTTATTaacaacaaaaaccaaccaaaaacTTCTGTAAACATTGCATTATTTAGCCGGGAACTGAAAAGAACACATTAGTTCCTCAAGAATGGACAATTCTGTGCATTTTAGAAAACTCATCATGGCAAACCAATTCACCAGCAAAACAAGCCCCCTATTCAGGGCAGAGATTTCAAACCCCTCCATGGATCCCCAAAGGTCACTTCAGCTTAATGGCCTCTCTAAACTATGCTCATTTCAAACTGTGCAAACTTTATTCCTGGTAAAAGGAGCAGACAAAAATTCTGCAGCAGCACACTTTGATCTGATGGTTTCCCAAGAGACAAACTAACAACGACTTTAATTCCTACATACAGAAAGATCTGAGATGGCTttcattttactttattttttttaaacttacagaTTCTTAACACaagacattttgaaaagcaaaCTGCTTTCAACCACACTCCTTCCTGGGGGTGGGTTAGACACACTCTGTCTTGATCCCACAAGCGATCTATGCAACCTTAGAAGTCCTCCCCATGCTATGACAGCAAGGCGTCCAAAATGCTGTGACAAACTGCTCAGAATCCAAGCACTAAGCAAGGTACCTTGTGGTTTCACTGCTGACTTGTCCAATCCACTTTCCTTCATCAGCTTCCTAATGGACTCTAGCTGTACCATTATTTCATCTCTCTGTTCAGAGGCCAAGGCATTGATACTGAAAGCAAAGGCAAGGCAGGACGTGAGAAGTAAACGCATAGGGGGAAAGTGAAGGCTGTCACAATTCCACCCcaaaagagggaagggaatcaTCACATGTCCCAACATCTTCATCACTAAGTTAGGATGGTATCATTAAGTCAGTGTCTTAGAAGTTCTACAGACTAAAAATAACAATGTTTCCATAAGGAATtctacttatttatttctttCTCAAAtctgtagaccgccccaaacttccatctcggGGCGGAATGACCCATTCTTAGGACAGCCCTTTTGACCATCATgtaagccctattcatacatgaTTAGTAAGACTCTGTACGTGAGAACAGCCTGTAAAACAAGGCCGGAAGTCCCGCCCTGGCCCTATCGGTCATTCGTAGCGGCGTGCTGCTTGTGGTCAGAGCAAGAGACAAATGCTGTTGCCGTGATGGCGGACACTGCTGTGATGAGAAGTGCTCACCACCACAGCTATgggtttgcctcttcagacaaacatcgCTGGGATCATGAGCAGGGCGTTGCCATGAATGGCTGACTGGGCCAGGGCAGAACTCTGGTCCTTGTTTTGTGAGCTGTATTTGCATACCATGTCTTACTGACACTGTATGAATCGGAGTCTGGGATTTCCATGTGTTGTCCTCACAACTGCGGCCAGTCACCAGGGACCACTTCCAATCATCATCCAGGAGACACAGCAGGTAGCCGAGGTTTCCGGGTTTGGGGGGTCCCAGATTAAAAGCACAGGTCACAAGCTGACACAAAGGGGCAAAGGCTGTCTGGATAATAAGGGCACCACGTTGAGTTGCTCTTTGACAGAACCCCAAAGTGGGCAGAAGGAGCTGGGTATACTTTTGCCCTCACTTCAAGTCAGGCACATAAGATTCTAGATCAAAAAATCCagcggggtgtagtggttagagtgctggactaggaccggggagacccgagttcaaatccccattcagccatgagacttgctgggtgcctctgggccagtcacttctctctcagcctaacctccttcacagggttgttgtgaggagaaacttaaggatgtagtacaccgctctgggctccttggagggagagcgggatataaaatgtaaataataataataataataataataataataatttttaaaagcagctctactgggaacagcctatattctgcgactatatctataacaattgacaataaaattcggccatcccaggtccttgggaaggactcgatgtctggataaaacaaaccagtcaataacacctgtctgactgtgtaaacaagagataatatgGGTTATCTGCACACTACCGATAGCTCCATCGCTCTCTCTTCTATGGCGCTGACTTGCTGATCGATCAggaattcccagccttgggtccccagatgttgggcaacggctcccatcatgcccagccccaACCGCCTCAATATTGTGGCTAGGGCTGTCTAGCCAATagcggggctgggggtgatgggagttgaagtccaacaagataggttgggaacccccgtGATAGACAACTTACTaacgggatacaaaatgtaaatacTAATAAATCATCATCCTCATCTTTGGCTTAAGGACAACAGTACCGATCAGAGCTGCACAATTTCAgtcctccagctattgctggactacaactcccatcatccccagccacaatggccaaaattcaggaatgatgggagttgccgtCTAACATTTGCAGTAGTACCAGAGTTGCCCAGCCTTGCTACAGATTCTGagaaggctgatctggcctcTGTCACCCAAGCCTTAGTCACATTAcgtctggattactgcaatacgctcaacgtggggctgcccttggaaaGGACAGTACTCAGAAACTACccatggtacagaatgcagctgtcAGAGTGATTTCCGAAGGCTGCCTTCAGCCTGGCTGCCTAtttgtttctgggtacaattcaaggtgctggttattacctttaaaaccctaaatggtttgggtcccggacagtgttccctctaagtcacatggttttttttaatgtctgctcagtcaattttagatcacACTCAGGTTCAGTCAagagggccccactctgaatgcaggtgcacgcacactgccttgatactgcagcccagaacaaaactcattctgcacatagatggaaaaaaaagagagagaacacgGGCCCCGGGGTACCTTAGGGactggctgctcccagctgaatcttcccacctgaGCATATCacctgggagggctctgctccacatgcagaCACCTGCTGAGACCCGACTGTCaggcactcgggacagggccttctcagtgattgtccCCAGGTTGTGGAACTCGCTCGCCGttgagatctgcatggctccctctctcccagcgtTTTAGAGGAATATGAAGGTTGtcttttttaaagaggcttttggcCAATTGCTCTCTTTTGGCCTCCCAGCTCTCTTTTGAATatagctgtgttttgttttatcagGATGttttttattactgtttttactctgttgttAACCACGCTGGGGTCTTCagatgaagggtggtataataATATaagtaatcaatcaataaatattgAAAGAGTCACTCATGCAGCAAACATCAGGGGAACTATGTTAAGGCAGTTGGTCCTCACCTCTCCCTCTGAATATTCTTGTAGGTCTACTGCTCACATTCACTCCTGCATAACAACTCTCCCAAGTGCTAAGGCTGCTGAGATAACAACGTTTAAGCCAAAGTGTATAGTTTATCCTCGTTTACTCACCAGCTTGAAAGTGGATCCAATTGAGTCAATAAAGAATTTAACATTTTCTCTGTCTGGGATAGATGTTGCTCTAACTCCAAAAGCTGGCATTctgaaagcaaacaaaaagactattttttaaaaagcagtattcACACCTTTTCCTCCTCATGCAAAGTTTTCCCCTTCCATGATCAAGAACAACCATAGTCATGAAAAGACATTGGTGTTTCACGGATTGCCAGGCAGACAGTGCAAGAAAAGTGTGCAGTGCTGAGAATGTCATCTGAACTACCTGCAAAATCACCCTTAAGAATCAGCAGTCATGTTGGAATAAGGCACCATTTGGAAAGACTCCGGTTATCTTTTAGTCTGCAAGTAAAATTTCAACACACCAATGACCTTTCTGTATCCTTTTCCCAGGGAAACTCTGCAGTTGGGCATGTTTAAGATTTTCTACAGCAGTAATTCTAAGCATATAGCTAAGCACacttaggattgtgctgtaagtAGTTAcaggggaagaaaggagatctGGGAAGCCATCTTTACTAGTATGGAAGATAAATGTCCTGAttaactcgtgtgtgtgtgtgtgtgtgtgtgtgtgtgtgtgtgtgtgtgtgtgtatgcgtttTAATCTATAGGATCTGAACTAAAATATAAGCTTGGTCACCCATTTCCAAACACTTTGGAGTTCATTTTGcttattaatttgtttatttaatttaacacaTTAAATAAACAGATATATTTCCAAGTAACGGTTTAGAATTGGTGTATAACTACCTATGAATAGTTCTAAAAATTTGATATCACAAATACACATATAGCACTCTAATGCAGAGCACTGATCTATCCCCAAACCAATGTCTCTTAAAGTGAAACAGATCTGTTAGGATGAAGCACTTTAACAAACTAGAGTATTTGCTAGCTTTGATACAATGCAAAGTATGCAAACCacatggttaaaaaaaaccctgtacaCAAAACATTTTTTGAACCAATTACTACCTGTTTCTTTGGTTTTATCTTCTGTAGCATTCTCTTTCTTTGATAAATTTTCTTCTTGAGATTTCATCTACCAAAAACAATAAAGCTGTTATGGTAAATTTTCTGTGAAATAGCTGAAATATCTAATCATTAACAAAATATTTCCCCCATTTGTTTAGACTGCAACATCAGAACCTGAAGACCTGAGACAGGTAACAATCGTT
Coding sequences within it:
- the LOC128332095 gene encoding uncharacterized protein LOC128332095 codes for the protein MVLSWVQQALVSVVLALCVFLVMPRIFGAGGGGGGRSLRAAKTSPGRQDPHQHRQGGPERILQAHMNSESSESKTYQSIQQMRNAMEKELKTERTKGNGKDFALTLMPLYALGVGVFALYKFLKMKSQEENLSKKENATEDKTKETECQLLELEQHLSQTEKMLNSLLTQLDPLSSCINALASEQRDEIMVQLESIRKLMKESGLDKSAVKPQDISHTCQDRLEDLIQSFREHPEAEVGESGDENCGHEALFQDIEELCGEEGHQPCDQEFFLNPLEEPKRTGVAEVIGQGISEPEVGLRKRNRNE